The Vibrio echinoideorum genome includes a region encoding these proteins:
- the glnG gene encoding nitrogen regulation protein NR(I), producing MSKGYVWVVDDDSSIRWVVEKTLSSADIKCETFADAESVLLALERETPDVLVSDIRMPGIDGIELLHQVHQRSPDLPVIIMTAHSDLDAAVNAYQKGAFEYLPKPFDIDETLTLVERAIAHSHEQKREQASEVTEETNAPEIIGEAPAMQEVFRAIGRLSRSSISVLINGESGTGKELVAHALHRHSPRAKKPFIALNMAAIPKDLIESELFGHEKGAFTGANSVRQGRFEQANGGTLFLDEIGDMPLDIQTRLLRVLSDGQFYRVGGHSAVKVDVRIVAATHQDLERLVHEGGFREDLFHRLNVIRIHIPALRERKQDIEKLTHHFLASAAEELGVEVKTLHSETILKLNQLNWPGNVRQLENICRWLTVMASGSEILPSDLPPELLEEKVVTTSGSGDNWQQLLANWAKSALDSGEKELLTYALPEFERILLEAALNHTNGHKQDAAKVLGWGRNTLTRKLKELY from the coding sequence ATGAGTAAGGGATACGTTTGGGTCGTCGATGACGACAGCTCTATCCGCTGGGTAGTAGAAAAAACACTGTCATCGGCAGATATAAAGTGCGAAACATTTGCAGACGCAGAGAGCGTATTACTTGCTCTTGAGCGCGAAACACCCGATGTTTTGGTATCTGATATTCGAATGCCCGGCATTGACGGGATTGAGCTCTTACATCAGGTTCATCAGCGCTCTCCCGACCTGCCAGTGATTATCATGACGGCACACTCGGACCTCGATGCTGCGGTAAATGCCTATCAAAAAGGGGCGTTTGAATATCTGCCTAAGCCGTTTGATATTGATGAAACATTAACTCTAGTAGAGCGAGCGATTGCGCATAGCCATGAGCAGAAACGTGAACAAGCCAGCGAAGTAACCGAAGAAACCAACGCTCCGGAAATTATTGGTGAAGCGCCCGCGATGCAGGAAGTTTTCCGAGCGATTGGCCGTTTGTCTCGCTCTTCTATCTCGGTTCTTATTAACGGGGAATCGGGCACAGGTAAAGAACTTGTCGCACATGCCTTGCACCGACACAGCCCGAGAGCTAAAAAACCCTTCATCGCTCTTAATATGGCTGCCATTCCTAAAGATTTGATTGAATCGGAGTTATTTGGCCACGAAAAAGGTGCCTTTACGGGTGCCAACAGTGTCCGTCAAGGGCGTTTTGAACAAGCTAACGGTGGCACACTGTTTTTGGATGAAATTGGTGACATGCCACTCGACATTCAAACTCGCCTATTGCGTGTACTTTCTGATGGTCAATTTTATCGCGTAGGTGGTCACTCTGCAGTTAAGGTTGATGTTCGTATCGTAGCCGCGACCCACCAAGACCTTGAACGCTTGGTACATGAAGGCGGCTTCCGTGAAGACCTTTTCCACAGACTGAATGTAATCCGCATTCATATCCCTGCACTACGTGAACGTAAACAAGATATTGAAAAGCTGACTCACCACTTTTTAGCATCAGCTGCAGAAGAATTAGGGGTTGAAGTAAAGACACTGCATTCAGAAACAATCTTGAAACTCAATCAACTGAATTGGCCAGGTAACGTACGTCAGCTTGAGAACATTTGTCGTTGGTTAACCGTAATGGCCAGCGGCAGTGAGATACTCCCTTCCGATCTGCCACCGGAGTTGCTAGAAGAAAAAGTCGTGACGACTTCAGGCTCTGGAGATAATTGGCAGCAGCTGCTCGCTAATTGGGCAAAGTCTGCGCTCGATTCCGGCGAAAAGGAGCTGCTGACTTATGCTCTGCCAGAGTTTGAACGTATATTGCTAGAAGCTGCACTCAACCATACTAATGGTCACAAACAAGATGCAGCCAAGGTTTTGGGATGGGGGAGAAACACCCTAACTCGTAAACTCAAAGAACTGTACTGA